Proteins from a single region of bacterium:
- a CDS encoding aldo/keto reductase produces the protein MEKRRLGNTDMEVTIVSFGGIPIITRDYELSVKTVRRAYELGINFYDTARAYNTSEEKIGDALKDVRDKVFYATKTHLRTKQEAERHIQESLKNLRTSYIDLYQIHSVDDIHTLDRVMSKDGALPALEEAQRKGYIRYIGITGHRAEVLIEAINRYPFATIMSPLNFLEQSHAANLLPLCRERNIGFIVMKPFAGGSLVTGDKDVQALVGAKSSAEMAMLSVKFALSFPGVSCVIPGLGNPQEVEEAVRAGEEFGALREEEKKIFERLKSILVEPFCRGCGYCLPCPQNIDIPSILKALLYAERFNLMERAKNMYAQQAVKADSCVECGVCEERCPYKLPIREMLKSARSLLP, from the coding sequence ATGGAAAAAAGGAGACTGGGAAACACTGATATGGAAGTAACGATAGTTAGCTTCGGAGGAATACCCATAATCACGAGAGATTATGAGCTGTCCGTGAAAACTGTTAGAAGAGCTTACGAATTGGGGATTAACTTTTACGACACCGCTCGTGCCTATAACACGAGCGAGGAGAAAATAGGCGATGCTCTAAAGGATGTTCGGGATAAGGTTTTCTACGCCACCAAAACTCACCTTCGCACCAAGCAAGAGGCGGAGAGACATATACAGGAAAGCCTGAAAAATCTTCGCACCTCCTATATTGACCTCTATCAAATCCATAGCGTGGATGACATTCATACCCTTGATAGAGTGATGTCTAAGGACGGTGCTCTTCCCGCATTAGAGGAAGCACAAAGAAAAGGATATATAAGGTACATAGGAATAACTGGGCATAGGGCAGAGGTTCTCATAGAGGCGATAAATCGTTATCCTTTTGCAACGATTATGTCTCCCCTGAATTTCCTTGAGCAAAGTCATGCTGCCAACCTCCTCCCCCTTTGCAGGGAAAGGAATATCGGTTTTATAGTTATGAAGCCATTTGCTGGAGGCTCCTTGGTAACGGGTGATAAGGATGTCCAGGCGCTCGTAGGGGCGAAAAGCTCCGCAGAGATGGCAATGCTCTCCGTGAAATTTGCACTTTCCTTCCCTGGGGTTTCCTGCGTGATTCCCGGGCTTGGAAATCCTCAAGAGGTTGAGGAAGCAGTCAGAGCTGGAGAGGAATTCGGAGCTTTAAGGGAAGAAGAAAAGAAAATTTTTGAGAGGTTGAAGTCAATCCTCGTTGAACCATTCTGCCGTGGCTGTGGCTACTGCCTGCCTTGTCCTCAGAATATAGATATACCCTCAATCTTAAAGGCTCTACTTTACGCTGAGCGGTTTAATCTTATGGAAAGGGCAAAGAATATGTACGCTCAGCAAGCAGTCAAAGCCGATTCATGTGTTGAATGCGGAGTATGTGAGGAACGTTGTCCCTATAAACTCCCTATCAGGGAAATGCTTAAATCCGCAAGGTCGCTTCTTCCGTAA
- a CDS encoding ThaI family type II restriction endonuclease, which yields MPTRFITVFEDDGLGNVLKLIWTVDVQKAEEFKQTYNPSCDIILIQINWE from the coding sequence ATGCCTACGCGTTTTATCACAGTTTTTGAAGATGATGGTTTAGGAAATGTTCTCAAGCTCATCTGGACTGTGGATGTCCAAAAAGCGGAAGAGTTCAAACAAACTTATAATCCAAGCTGTGATATTATATTAATACAAATCAATTGGGAGTAG
- a CDS encoding ThaI family type II restriction endonuclease translates to MNFLPTTLKRKKISIHWQKSDIKFNPYKRWLELWEEDNET, encoded by the coding sequence TTGAACTTCTTGCCCACGACCCTCAAACGAAAAAAAATTTCAATCCACTGGCAAAAATCTGACATAAAGTTTAACCCATATAAAAGATGGCTTGAATTATGGGAGGAAGACAATGAGACATAG